One Bradyrhizobium sp. ISRA464 genomic window carries:
- the ihpB gene encoding divalent metal ion exporter adaptor subunit IhpB, which produces MISTTVRYLAFILVAASLIYGGYRMIVPATTNSAVTEKTEKAKKEEASEGVNMSDAKVSAAGIELATASPAVLRDSLQLNGAVQPNQESLVQVTPRFPGIIREVRKRIGDRVQRGDVLAVVESNQSLTPYELKAVLAGTVIDRQTTLGEYVSEQKPAFVIADLSTVWVDFSVYRRDIGRVHVGDPVFIDPADGRPTIEAKISYLSPVGSSETQSALARAIVPNPDQRLRPGLFVTGRLTLSERKVPVAVKSSALQTIENRTVVFVRSGDRFEPRDVELGERDPQFVEITFGVLEGDVYAARNSFILKSEMGKGAADND; this is translated from the coding sequence ATGATTTCCACGACGGTCAGATATCTTGCATTCATCCTCGTCGCCGCCAGCCTGATCTACGGCGGCTATCGGATGATCGTGCCTGCAACCACAAACAGTGCTGTGACGGAAAAGACCGAGAAGGCGAAAAAGGAGGAAGCTTCGGAAGGCGTCAATATGAGCGACGCGAAGGTCTCGGCAGCCGGGATCGAGCTCGCGACGGCGTCCCCGGCGGTGCTGCGTGACAGCCTGCAACTGAACGGTGCGGTCCAACCCAACCAGGAATCGCTCGTCCAGGTCACACCGCGTTTTCCTGGCATCATACGGGAAGTGCGCAAGCGGATCGGCGATCGCGTTCAGCGGGGCGACGTGTTGGCCGTCGTGGAGAGTAACCAAAGTCTTACGCCCTACGAGCTCAAGGCAGTCCTCGCCGGAACCGTCATCGACAGGCAGACCACGCTCGGCGAATACGTCTCCGAGCAGAAGCCGGCGTTTGTGATCGCGGACCTGTCAACCGTGTGGGTCGATTTTTCAGTCTACCGGCGCGACATCGGCCGGGTGCACGTCGGCGACCCGGTGTTCATCGATCCGGCGGATGGTCGACCCACAATCGAAGCCAAGATCAGCTACCTGTCGCCGGTCGGCAGTAGCGAAACGCAGAGTGCGCTTGCCCGAGCGATTGTGCCAAACCCGGACCAGCGGTTGCGCCCCGGCCTGTTCGTGACCGGCCGCCTGACATTGTCGGAACGGAAGGTGCCGGTCGCCGTGAAGTCGTCGGCGCTGCAGACGATCGAGAACCGCACCGTTGTCTTCGTCCGCAGCGGCGACAGGTTTGAGCCGCGCGACGTCGAGCTCGGTGAGCGCGATCCGCAATTTGTCGAGATCACCTTCGGTGTGCTGGAGGGAGACGTCTATGCGGCCCGGAACAGTTTCATCTTGAAATCGGAAATGGGGAAAGGTGCAGCCGACAATGATTGA
- a CDS encoding CusA/CzcA family heavy metal efflux RND transporter: MIDGILSFSIRHRWLVMVGVLALAGFGIWNFAQLPIDAVPDITNVQVQINSRAPGYTPLEVEQRITFPIETAMAGLPRLESTRSLSRYGISQVTVIFRDGTDIYFARQLINERIQQVRDQLPAGIETAMGPISTGLGEIYMYTVEAKAGARKADGESYTPTDLRTIQDWIIRPRLRTVAGVNEVNTVGGFEKQFHVLPDPAQLMAYKLTFRDVMTALAANNANVGAGYIERNGEQYLVRTPGQVSSIDEIKRIVLGSRNGVPVRVSDVAEVREGTDLRTGAATLNGQEVVLGTAMLLIGENSRTVAQGVAAKLEEIGRSLPDGVIAHTVYDRTRLVEATITTVRTNLLEGAVLVIAVLFLILGNIRASIATACVIPLSMLFAITGMVENRVSANLMSLGAIDFGIIVDGAVIIVENCLRLLAAEQHRLGSILNREERFATILEGSREVIGPSLFGTFIIAAVYLPILTLGGVEGKMFTPMALTVLMALTGASILSLTFVPAAVAILVTGKVSERENFFMRAARRIYIPLLDGSLRNSIGVALIAALLVVVCAIAATRMGGEFIPSLDEGDVSMEVIRIPGTSLTQSVEMQEMLEKRLLRVPEVKDAFARTGSAEIATDPMPPSAGDGYVMLKPRDQWPDPNKPKAAVVSDLREAMEDVPGSAYGISQPIQQRMNETVSGVRSDVGVKIFGDDLDVLVRAASQVQAVLQKVPGAADVKSEQVEGLPVLTVKVDRQALSRFGINVADVQNAVEIAVAGKREGQVFEGDKRFDIVVRLPEHLRSDVEAIRSLPIPLPPAENSARATPALWGNSPLGQIRYVPLSELAAVELAPGPNQVSREDGKRRIVVTANVRGRDLASFVAEAQNQVAQRVKLPAGYWIGWGGQFEQLVSAARRLAVVVPVALFVIFLLLLLSLGSASDAVLVFSGVPLALTGGVAALLLRGIPLSISAGIGFIALSGVAVLNGLVIITFIEKLRGQGLPLAAAVRQGALTRLRPVLMTALVASLGFIPMATATGAGAEVQRPLATVVIGGVISSTILTLLVLPALYVLFRRERGTAAHRTTVGAKQ; the protein is encoded by the coding sequence ATGATTGACGGCATCCTATCCTTTTCGATCCGCCATCGCTGGCTGGTGATGGTCGGCGTACTGGCGCTGGCCGGGTTCGGCATCTGGAATTTCGCGCAATTGCCAATTGACGCGGTCCCTGACATCACCAACGTCCAGGTCCAGATCAACAGCCGGGCGCCGGGCTACACACCGCTTGAGGTGGAGCAGCGCATTACATTCCCTATCGAGACAGCGATGGCCGGATTGCCGCGTCTCGAAAGTACAAGGTCGCTGTCGCGCTACGGCATCAGCCAGGTCACGGTGATTTTCAGGGATGGGACCGACATCTACTTCGCGCGGCAATTGATCAACGAACGGATCCAACAGGTCAGGGATCAACTGCCCGCCGGCATCGAGACCGCAATGGGGCCAATCTCGACGGGCCTCGGCGAGATCTACATGTACACGGTCGAGGCCAAGGCCGGAGCCCGAAAGGCAGACGGGGAATCGTACACTCCGACCGATCTGAGGACGATCCAGGACTGGATCATCAGGCCAAGGTTGAGGACCGTCGCCGGCGTCAACGAGGTCAATACCGTCGGCGGGTTTGAGAAGCAGTTTCATGTGCTGCCCGATCCGGCGCAACTGATGGCCTACAAGCTGACCTTTCGCGACGTCATGACCGCACTGGCCGCCAACAACGCCAATGTTGGCGCCGGCTATATCGAACGCAACGGCGAACAATACCTTGTCCGCACGCCTGGTCAGGTCAGCAGCATCGACGAGATCAAGCGGATCGTACTCGGATCGCGCAACGGCGTTCCGGTGCGGGTCTCCGACGTCGCCGAGGTCCGCGAGGGCACCGATCTGCGTACCGGGGCTGCCACACTCAACGGACAAGAGGTCGTGCTGGGCACCGCGATGCTTCTGATCGGCGAAAACAGCCGCACGGTGGCGCAGGGTGTCGCAGCCAAGCTCGAGGAGATCGGGAGGTCCCTACCCGACGGCGTGATCGCGCATACCGTCTACGACCGTACCCGCCTCGTCGAAGCGACCATTACAACCGTCAGGACCAATCTCCTCGAAGGTGCGGTCCTGGTCATCGCCGTGCTATTTCTGATATTGGGGAACATCAGGGCCTCCATCGCCACGGCGTGCGTCATTCCGCTTTCGATGCTGTTCGCGATCACCGGCATGGTGGAGAACCGGGTCAGCGCCAACCTGATGAGCCTGGGCGCCATCGATTTCGGTATCATCGTCGACGGCGCGGTCATCATTGTCGAAAACTGCCTGAGGCTGCTTGCAGCCGAACAGCACCGGCTGGGTAGCATTCTCAACCGCGAAGAGCGTTTCGCGACGATCCTGGAAGGATCGCGCGAGGTCATCGGTCCAAGCCTGTTCGGAACGTTCATCATCGCCGCGGTCTACCTGCCGATCCTCACGCTCGGCGGCGTCGAAGGAAAGATGTTCACACCGATGGCTTTGACGGTGCTGATGGCGCTGACCGGAGCCAGCATCCTTTCGCTGACATTTGTACCCGCGGCGGTCGCTATCCTGGTGACCGGCAAAGTCTCCGAACGCGAGAATTTCTTTATGCGCGCGGCGCGACGGATCTATATCCCACTGCTTGATGGATCGCTGCGCAACAGCATTGGCGTCGCGCTCATAGCAGCGCTGCTGGTCGTCGTTTGCGCGATTGCGGCGACCCGCATGGGCGGCGAGTTCATACCGAGTCTTGATGAGGGCGATGTTTCGATGGAGGTCATACGCATCCCCGGAACTAGCCTGACGCAGTCGGTCGAGATGCAGGAGATGCTCGAAAAGCGGTTGCTCAGAGTGCCTGAGGTTAAAGATGCGTTCGCGCGGACAGGCTCGGCTGAAATCGCGACCGATCCGATGCCGCCATCGGCCGGTGACGGCTACGTCATGTTGAAGCCGCGGGACCAGTGGCCTGATCCGAACAAGCCGAAAGCGGCGGTCGTCTCCGACCTCCGGGAAGCCATGGAGGACGTTCCGGGAAGCGCCTACGGAATCTCCCAGCCGATACAGCAACGTATGAACGAGACAGTATCAGGCGTCCGGAGCGATGTGGGCGTGAAGATTTTCGGGGACGATCTCGACGTTCTGGTTCGCGCTGCGTCGCAGGTGCAAGCCGTCCTGCAGAAGGTACCCGGCGCCGCCGATGTGAAGAGCGAGCAGGTGGAGGGGCTGCCGGTGCTGACCGTCAAGGTCGACCGGCAAGCTCTGTCTCGCTTCGGGATAAACGTCGCCGACGTCCAGAACGCGGTGGAAATTGCAGTCGCAGGAAAACGCGAGGGGCAGGTGTTTGAAGGCGACAAGCGCTTCGACATCGTCGTCAGGCTCCCCGAACACTTGCGTTCGGATGTCGAAGCGATCCGGTCGCTGCCGATCCCGCTGCCACCAGCGGAAAATTCAGCCAGAGCGACGCCGGCCCTGTGGGGCAATTCACCTCTTGGGCAAATCCGCTACGTCCCGCTGTCGGAACTCGCCGCGGTCGAGCTCGCGCCCGGTCCGAACCAGGTCAGCCGCGAGGACGGCAAGCGGCGGATTGTCGTCACGGCAAATGTGAGAGGCCGCGACCTTGCATCCTTTGTCGCCGAAGCCCAGAATCAAGTGGCGCAACGGGTGAAGTTGCCTGCCGGTTACTGGATCGGATGGGGCGGGCAGTTCGAGCAGCTCGTCTCTGCCGCGCGGAGACTGGCCGTTGTGGTCCCGGTCGCGCTCTTTGTCATTTTCCTGCTGCTTCTCTTGAGCCTTGGATCGGCGTCCGATGCCGTATTGGTCTTCAGCGGCGTCCCGCTAGCGCTGACAGGTGGCGTGGCGGCGCTCCTCCTGAGGGGCATCCCGCTCTCAATCAGCGCCGGCATCGGGTTCATTGCACTCTCCGGCGTCGCCGTACTCAACGGCCTCGTGATCATCACGTTCATTGAGAAGTTGCGAGGACAAGGACTCCCGCTCGCCGCCGCCGTGCGACAGGGCGCGCTGACGCGGCTGAGGCCGGTCCTGATGACGGCCCTTGTCGCCTCCCTCGGCTTCATACCGATGGCGACAGCAACGGGTGCCGGTGCTGAGGTGCAACGGCCGCTTGCGACCGTCGTCATCGGCGGCGTTATCTCGTCAACCATCCTGACGCTCCTGGTATTGCCCGCGCTTTACGTCCTGTTCCGGCGGGAGCGTGGCACGGCTGCACATCGAACCACTGTTGGAGCCAAACAATGA
- a CDS encoding cation diffusion facilitator family transporter, protein MNETAISNSTVRYRITGMDCSDCAAKIKGAVSKVPGVDEVDVSIASQIMTLRLGEGDHRLPLVEQTVTGLGYQLARTDGGDSCRDTPEPTHVTPAYQRALWIVVLLNVGYGLVEIIGGFISGSQALKADALDFLGDGSITFLALLSISWSLRWRARSALLQGLFLGALGILVLLNAAYRTVVLNQPEADLMGIFGFIALGVNFASAALLLPHRAGDANVRAVWLFSRNDAIGNAAVVIAAGLVWWTETPWPDLVVAVVIAGLFLHSAWAIVRDASRDLKTAQ, encoded by the coding sequence ATGAACGAAACCGCGATCTCGAACTCCACCGTCCGATACCGGATCACCGGCATGGATTGCTCGGACTGCGCGGCCAAGATCAAGGGCGCAGTCAGCAAGGTGCCAGGCGTGGACGAGGTGGACGTCTCGATCGCCAGCCAAATCATGACGCTGCGGCTGGGCGAAGGTGATCATCGGTTGCCGCTTGTCGAACAGACGGTGACGGGGCTCGGATATCAGCTCGCCCGCACGGACGGCGGCGATAGCTGCCGCGACACACCCGAACCCACCCACGTCACGCCAGCCTACCAGCGCGCTCTTTGGATCGTGGTGCTGCTCAACGTCGGTTACGGCCTGGTGGAAATTATCGGAGGCTTCATCTCGGGCTCCCAAGCCCTGAAAGCGGACGCGCTCGACTTCCTCGGGGATGGATCGATCACCTTTCTGGCATTGCTTTCCATCAGTTGGAGTCTTCGCTGGCGCGCGCGCTCAGCGCTCCTGCAGGGCCTGTTTCTAGGGGCGCTAGGGATCCTCGTCTTACTGAACGCAGCCTACCGCACAGTCGTCTTGAACCAGCCGGAGGCCGATCTGATGGGCATCTTCGGTTTCATTGCCCTGGGGGTGAACTTTGCGTCGGCTGCGCTGCTGCTCCCTCACAGGGCGGGGGATGCCAACGTTCGTGCGGTTTGGCTGTTCTCCCGCAACGATGCCATCGGCAACGCGGCCGTGGTCATTGCGGCGGGCCTCGTCTGGTGGACGGAAACGCCGTGGCCCGATCTGGTCGTCGCCGTCGTGATTGCCGGCCTGTTTCTCCATTCCGCTTGGGCCATTGTTCGCGATGCGAGCCGAGACCTCAAGACAGCGCAATGA
- a CDS encoding cytochrome P450: MTSTVPVVTDISYQDLLDDPYPIFRRLRETAPAVFVETAKLTLVTRFDDIAKVERDPATYSADNPASLVNKVMGPTFMRKDGAEHAIGRKAIEPSFRPAMIKEHWAPKFTAICVTLIDALAGAGEADLFTALAAPMASLSLMEMIGFDPMPWQILAEWSQSLIDGAGNYAGDAEIERKAMQAGAAVDAAIEAVLDHHRSHPNPSILSSMVYADPPMSIEAVRANIKVIIGGGLNEPRDAILTLVLGLLENPAQKRSVLAKPELWPAALEEAVRWVSPIGMYPRRVTRSVDLSGVELPQDLQIGLCVGTANRDDKRFADPDSFDVLRPKQSHLAFGAGPHFCAGTWVSRLTVGKIVGPMLFERLRNLRLRDDAPPVVRGWVFRGPVSLPVRWDA, from the coding sequence ATGACCAGCACCGTGCCGGTCGTCACGGATATCTCGTATCAGGATCTGCTCGACGACCCCTATCCGATCTTCCGCCGCCTGCGTGAGACGGCGCCCGCCGTGTTCGTCGAGACGGCGAAGCTGACGCTGGTGACGCGCTTCGACGACATCGCAAAGGTCGAGCGCGATCCGGCGACCTACTCGGCTGACAATCCCGCCTCGCTGGTCAACAAGGTGATGGGGCCGACCTTCATGCGCAAGGACGGCGCCGAACATGCGATCGGCCGCAAGGCGATCGAACCGTCCTTCCGGCCCGCGATGATCAAGGAGCACTGGGCGCCGAAGTTCACGGCGATCTGCGTGACGCTGATCGACGCGCTCGCCGGCGCGGGCGAGGCCGATCTGTTCACGGCGCTCGCTGCGCCGATGGCTTCGCTCAGCCTGATGGAGATGATCGGCTTTGACCCGATGCCGTGGCAGATCCTAGCCGAATGGTCGCAATCGCTGATCGACGGCGCGGGCAATTACGCCGGCGATGCCGAGATCGAGCGCAAGGCGATGCAGGCCGGGGCGGCCGTCGACGCCGCGATCGAGGCGGTACTCGATCATCACCGCAGCCATCCCAACCCCTCGATCCTGTCGTCGATGGTCTATGCCGATCCGCCGATGTCGATCGAGGCTGTCAGAGCCAACATCAAGGTGATCATCGGCGGCGGGCTGAACGAGCCGCGCGACGCGATCCTCACGCTCGTGCTCGGCCTCCTGGAAAATCCGGCGCAGAAGAGAAGTGTGCTGGCGAAGCCGGAGCTATGGCCGGCCGCGCTCGAGGAAGCGGTGCGCTGGGTCTCGCCGATCGGCATGTATCCGCGCCGCGTGACCCGCAGCGTCGATCTCTCCGGCGTCGAGCTGCCGCAGGATCTTCAGATCGGGCTCTGCGTCGGCACGGCGAACCGCGACGACAAGCGGTTTGCCGATCCTGACAGCTTCGACGTCTTGCGGCCCAAGCAGTCGCATCTGGCATTCGGCGCCGGGCCGCATTTCTGCGCCGGCACCTGGGTCTCGCGGCTCACCGTCGGCAAGATCGTGGGGCCGATGCTGTTCGAGCGACTGCGCAATTTGCGGCTCCGCGACGACGCCCCGCCGGTCGTGCGCGGCTGGGTGTTCCGCGGGCCGGTCTCGCTGCCGGTGAGGTGGGATGCGTGA
- a CDS encoding M20 aminoacylase family protein, with amino-acid sequence MPIVNRVADLQPDIQAWRRNIHENPELLYDVHRTASFVADRLKEFGCDEVVTGLGKTGVVGVIKGKKGPAKGDIKVIGLRADMDALPIHEETNLPYASKTPGKMHACGHDGHTAMLLGAARYLAETRNFAGDAVVIFQPAEEGGAGAAAMIKDGLMDRFGIEQVYGMHNGPGIPVGSFAIRTGPIMAATDAIDIKIEGHGGHAARPHKCIDSVLVGAQLITALQQIVSRTVDPLDSAVISMCEFHAGNARNVIPQTAELRGTVRTLTKEVRDLVEKRVREVVDGVAKMTGAKIDLTYERGYPVTVNHGSQTEFATRVAKEVAGAANVHEMPPLMGAEDFSYMLESRPGAFIFCGNGDSAGLHHPAYNFNDEAIVYGTSYFVKIVENALAA; translated from the coding sequence ATGCCCATCGTCAACCGCGTCGCCGATCTGCAACCCGACATCCAGGCCTGGCGCCGCAACATCCACGAAAACCCCGAACTGCTCTATGACGTGCACCGCACTGCGTCATTCGTGGCTGACCGGTTGAAGGAGTTCGGCTGCGATGAGGTCGTGACCGGCCTAGGCAAAACCGGCGTGGTCGGGGTGATCAAGGGCAAGAAGGGACCCGCCAAGGGCGACATCAAGGTGATCGGGCTCCGCGCCGACATGGATGCCCTGCCGATCCATGAGGAAACCAACCTGCCGTACGCCTCCAAGACGCCCGGCAAGATGCACGCCTGCGGCCATGACGGCCACACCGCGATGCTGCTTGGCGCCGCGCGCTATCTCGCCGAGACGCGCAATTTCGCCGGCGACGCCGTCGTGATCTTCCAGCCGGCCGAGGAGGGCGGGGCCGGAGCCGCCGCGATGATCAAGGACGGCCTGATGGACCGTTTCGGCATCGAGCAGGTCTACGGCATGCACAACGGCCCGGGGATTCCGGTCGGCTCGTTCGCGATCCGCACCGGCCCGATCATGGCCGCAACCGACGCGATCGACATCAAGATCGAGGGGCACGGCGGTCACGCCGCGCGGCCGCACAAATGCATCGATTCCGTGCTGGTCGGTGCGCAGCTCATCACCGCGCTGCAGCAGATCGTCTCGCGCACCGTCGATCCGCTCGATTCCGCGGTGATCTCGATGTGCGAATTTCACGCCGGCAACGCCCGCAACGTGATCCCGCAGACCGCGGAGCTGCGCGGCACCGTGCGCACGCTGACCAAGGAGGTCCGCGACCTCGTCGAGAAGCGCGTGCGCGAGGTCGTCGACGGCGTCGCGAAGATGACCGGCGCGAAAATCGATCTCACCTATGAGCGCGGTTATCCGGTCACCGTGAACCACGGTTCGCAGACCGAATTCGCGACCCGCGTCGCGAAGGAAGTCGCCGGCGCCGCCAACGTGCACGAGATGCCGCCGCTGATGGGCGCCGAGGATTTCTCCTACATGCTGGAATCGCGACCCGGCGCCTTCATCTTCTGCGGCAACGGCGACAGCGCTGGCCTGCACCACCCTGCCTATAATTTCAACGACGAGGCGATCGTTTACGGCACATCGTATTTCGTGAAGATCGTGGAGAACGCGCTGGCGGCGTGA
- a CDS encoding IclR family transcriptional regulator C-terminal domain-containing protein gives MSKESDGFVRAIARGFSIIEALGKPPGRHTLAETADTAGLNRATARRILATLVALKYCASDGRYFSLRPRALGLGLSYLNALPYWAHAQRALENLRNEIGESCAMAVLDEDEIVYALRLPARRILSANLGVGSRLPAHLVSLGRVLLAALPPASRDTYLASGTFRQVTPRTVTDPVRLGELLARVEGEGYAWVDGELDPAICGIAVPLRDPAGAVVAALSVNTISGTVSEAGARKKYLLPLRRTAQEIRSQMLTSG, from the coding sequence ATGAGCAAAGAGAGCGACGGCTTCGTGCGTGCGATCGCGCGCGGCTTCTCGATCATCGAGGCGCTCGGCAAGCCGCCGGGACGGCACACGCTGGCGGAAACCGCGGATACCGCCGGCCTCAACCGCGCTACCGCGCGCCGCATCCTGGCGACGCTGGTGGCGCTGAAATATTGCGCCTCCGACGGACGTTATTTCAGCTTAAGGCCGCGCGCGCTTGGGCTCGGCCTGTCCTACCTCAACGCGCTGCCGTACTGGGCGCATGCGCAACGCGCGCTGGAAAACCTGCGCAACGAGATCGGCGAGTCCTGCGCGATGGCGGTGCTCGACGAGGACGAGATCGTCTACGCACTGCGCCTGCCGGCGCGCCGTATCCTGTCGGCCAATCTCGGCGTCGGCAGCCGCCTGCCGGCGCATCTGGTGTCACTCGGCCGCGTGCTGCTCGCGGCGCTGCCGCCCGCGAGTCGGGACACCTATCTCGCCTCCGGCACCTTCAGGCAGGTCACGCCGCGCACGGTCACGGATCCTGTGCGGCTGGGCGAGCTGCTCGCGCGCGTCGAGGGCGAGGGCTATGCCTGGGTCGACGGCGAACTCGATCCGGCGATCTGCGGCATCGCGGTGCCCTTGCGCGATCCGGCCGGCGCGGTGGTCGCAGCGCTCAGCGTCAACACCATCTCGGGCACGGTCAGCGAGGCCGGCGCGCGCAAGAAATATTTGCTTCCGCTACGCCGCACCGCACAGGAAATCCGCAGCCAGATGCTCACGTCGGGTTAG
- a CDS encoding MaoC family dehydratase: MAQAENSAAGSFEADFWKDAKLRKVWDEIVPGEPRKTLPYKLTQEAIALYCRAVGETNPLYLDEAVAKAGPYGGLIAPPSIHILLMFACTPADDWMRSPGTVNAGQSWSYNIPARPGDTITLQARALDKFIKRERLFVVHDNVFFNQHGDVICSGRGQTIRPM; this comes from the coding sequence ATGGCGCAAGCAGAAAATTCTGCGGCCGGCAGTTTCGAAGCCGATTTCTGGAAGGACGCGAAGCTGCGCAAGGTCTGGGACGAGATCGTCCCCGGCGAGCCGCGCAAGACGCTGCCCTACAAGCTGACGCAGGAGGCAATCGCGCTGTATTGCCGCGCGGTCGGCGAGACCAATCCGCTCTATCTCGACGAAGCGGTGGCGAAGGCCGGCCCCTATGGCGGGCTGATCGCGCCGCCCTCGATCCACATCCTGTTGATGTTCGCCTGCACGCCGGCCGACGACTGGATGCGCTCACCGGGCACCGTCAATGCCGGGCAGTCCTGGAGCTACAACATCCCTGCCCGCCCCGGCGACACCATCACGCTGCAGGCCCGCGCGCTCGACAAGTTCATCAAGCGCGAGCGGCTGTTTGTGGTGCACGACAACGTCTTCTTCAACCAGCATGGCGACGTGATCTGCTCGGGTCGCGGCCAGACCATCCGTCCGATGTAA
- a CDS encoding MaoC family dehydratase produces the protein MTTVNFDQLKAGDTIDGPAFAISRESIRLFCDASLDYNPLHLDDDYMKGNFGKTNFGGIIMHGMNNFGLISRMLTDWAMPAGAIHRRLETRWLKPVKPGDTIRPAGTIKAKQVTTKSRWVLVDVSVQNQRGETVAAGEAMLEFPASAKAG, from the coding sequence ATGACCACAGTGAATTTCGATCAGCTCAAGGCCGGCGACACCATCGACGGTCCCGCGTTTGCCATCTCGCGGGAATCCATCCGCCTGTTCTGCGATGCCTCGCTCGACTACAACCCGCTGCATCTCGACGACGACTACATGAAGGGCAATTTCGGCAAGACCAATTTCGGCGGCATCATCATGCACGGCATGAACAATTTCGGCCTGATCTCGCGCATGCTGACCGACTGGGCGATGCCCGCGGGCGCGATCCATCGCCGCCTCGAGACGCGCTGGCTGAAGCCGGTGAAGCCCGGCGACACGATCCGCCCGGCCGGCACCATCAAGGCCAAGCAAGTGACCACCAAGTCGCGCTGGGTGCTGGTCGATGTGTCCGTGCAGAACCAGCGCGGCGAAACGGTTGCAGCCGGCGAAGCGATGCTGGAGTTCCCCGCGAGCGCGAAAGCGGGTTAA
- a CDS encoding DUF3311 domain-containing protein codes for MRSIRWLAVAPFLALLVGPFFVNRATPLILGLPSLLAWIVVWILLTSLIMAVIYAADPINREDEP; via the coding sequence ATGCGCAGCATCCGCTGGCTCGCCGTTGCCCCGTTCCTCGCTCTCCTCGTCGGCCCGTTCTTCGTCAACCGAGCGACGCCGCTCATCCTCGGCCTGCCATCCCTGCTGGCCTGGATCGTGGTGTGGATTCTGCTCACCTCCCTCATCATGGCCGTGATCTACGCGGCCGATCCGATCAACCGGGAGGACGAGCCATGA
- a CDS encoding sodium:solute symporter → MNAALPFIAAAALLALVLGFLARRGKDMNLEQWTVGGRGFGAIFVFLLLAGEIYTTFTFLGGSGYAYGKGAPAYYILAYGTLAYVLSYFMLPPIWRYAKENRLYSQSDFFVRKYDSPTLGVIVALVDIAALIPYLVLQFKGLGIIVEVAGYGAISSTLAIWIGAAIVAAYVMVSGVHGSAWTSVAKDTLILGIVIFLGIYLPYHYYGGLGSMFAAIEQAKPGFIVLPPHGESLWWFSSTVLLTALGFYMWPHTFGSIYTAKSATVIRKNAIVLPLYQLILLFVFFVGFAATLQVPGLTGSNIDLALFKLSVKTFDPWFVGVIGATGVLTALVPGSMILMTAATLIANNLYRVVKPSADDEQVSRLAKILVPLVALVAVFFTLKGGETIVALLLMGYSFVTQLFPALVLSLAQRNIATREGAAAGIIAGVVTVAVVSLTGVNFHKLSWLPTQVQDLNIGIVALAVNLIVLIAVSLTMRLAAAPARAAAE, encoded by the coding sequence ATGAACGCAGCGCTGCCCTTCATCGCCGCCGCCGCGCTGCTGGCGCTGGTCCTTGGCTTTCTCGCCCGACGCGGCAAGGACATGAACCTCGAGCAGTGGACGGTCGGCGGACGCGGGTTCGGCGCGATCTTCGTGTTCCTGCTGCTCGCCGGAGAGATCTACACCACCTTCACCTTCCTCGGCGGCAGTGGCTACGCCTACGGCAAAGGCGCGCCGGCCTATTACATTCTCGCCTACGGCACGCTCGCCTACGTGCTCTCCTATTTCATGCTGCCGCCGATCTGGCGCTACGCCAAGGAAAACCGGCTCTACTCTCAGTCGGACTTCTTCGTGCGCAAATACGACAGCCCGACGCTCGGCGTGATCGTCGCGCTCGTCGACATCGCGGCGCTGATCCCCTACCTCGTGCTCCAGTTCAAGGGGCTCGGCATCATCGTCGAAGTCGCCGGCTACGGCGCGATCTCCTCGACACTTGCGATCTGGATCGGGGCCGCCATCGTCGCGGCCTACGTCATGGTGTCGGGCGTGCACGGTTCGGCATGGACCTCGGTCGCCAAGGATACCTTGATCCTCGGCATCGTGATCTTCCTCGGCATCTATCTGCCCTATCATTATTACGGCGGACTGGGGTCGATGTTCGCGGCGATCGAGCAGGCCAAGCCGGGATTTATCGTGCTGCCACCGCACGGCGAGAGCCTGTGGTGGTTCTCCTCGACCGTACTGCTCACCGCCCTCGGCTTTTACATGTGGCCGCACACGTTCGGCTCGATCTACACCGCCAAGAGCGCCACGGTGATCCGCAAGAATGCGATCGTGCTGCCGCTCTATCAGCTCATCCTGCTGTTTGTGTTTTTCGTCGGCTTCGCGGCGACCCTGCAGGTCCCCGGACTCACGGGCTCGAACATCGACCTTGCGCTGTTCAAGCTGTCGGTGAAGACGTTCGATCCCTGGTTCGTTGGCGTGATCGGCGCGACCGGCGTGCTCACCGCACTGGTGCCGGGCTCGATGATCCTGATGACCGCCGCGACGTTGATCGCCAACAATCTCTACCGCGTCGTCAAGCCGTCGGCCGATGACGAGCAGGTATCGCGGCTTGCGAAGATCCTGGTGCCGCTGGTGGCGCTGGTTGCGGTGTTCTTCACCTTGAAGGGCGGGGAGACCATCGTGGCCCTCCTGCTGATGGGCTACAGCTTTGTAACGCAGCTGTTTCCCGCCCTGGTGCTCAGCCTCGCGCAGCGCAACATCGCCACGCGCGAGGGTGCGGCGGCGGGCATCATCGCCGGCGTCGTCACGGTCGCCGTCGTCAGCCTGACGGGCGTGAACTTCCACAAGCTGTCGTGGCTGCCGACCCAGGTCCAGGACCTCAACATCGGCATCGTCGCACTGGCGGTGAATCTCATTGTGCTGATTGCGGTCAGCCTGACGATGCGGCTCGCCGCGGCGCCGGCGCGCGCTGCCGCGGAATAA